In the Pseudomonas sp. ADAK2 genome, one interval contains:
- a CDS encoding LysR family transcriptional regulator encodes METPLSNSGNPAPKPTQRAPLALSGLDFKLLKVFKAVVEAGGFSAAQNELNVGLAAISKQISDLEIRIGMRLCTRGREGFHLTEEGRLVYQASIDLFASVDNFRDRLSSAQNELIGDLGVGVIDNTLTDEGSPLVAALKRINQESPKVRFQLQASQLDEIERGVVEGRLVAGIVPVYQKREEFDYYALYEERSQVYCAVGHPLFEVPEAEIGSNVLKDYECINHRYAIHRDKLNFARYDSFSASATQVEAVALLIKTGRFVGFLPQHYAATLVAQGQFRAVRPDLIHIVTPFNLILRHNTVRSPLVKAFAQALGVDLKAPV; translated from the coding sequence ATGGAAACCCCACTTTCCAATTCCGGAAACCCAGCGCCGAAACCGACTCAGCGAGCGCCATTGGCACTCAGCGGCCTGGACTTCAAACTGCTCAAAGTGTTCAAGGCGGTGGTCGAGGCCGGCGGTTTCAGCGCGGCTCAAAACGAGCTGAACGTGGGCCTGGCGGCCATCAGCAAGCAGATTTCGGACCTTGAGATTCGCATCGGCATGCGCCTGTGTACCCGTGGGCGAGAGGGGTTTCACCTGACTGAAGAAGGACGCCTGGTGTATCAGGCGTCGATTGATTTGTTTGCCTCGGTCGATAACTTTCGTGATCGGCTTAGTTCGGCGCAGAATGAACTTATTGGTGATCTTGGGGTGGGGGTTATTGACAACACATTGACCGATGAAGGCTCACCGTTAGTTGCTGCACTTAAACGGATTAATCAAGAGTCGCCCAAGGTCAGATTTCAACTTCAAGCGTCACAGTTAGATGAAATAGAGCGCGGTGTGGTCGAGGGTCGATTAGTGGCGGGCATCGTCCCGGTTTATCAAAAGCGCGAAGAGTTCGATTACTACGCGCTGTACGAGGAACGCTCGCAGGTTTACTGCGCGGTAGGCCACCCGTTGTTCGAGGTGCCGGAGGCGGAAATCGGCAGCAATGTGCTCAAGGACTACGAGTGCATCAACCATCGCTACGCGATTCATCGGGACAAACTGAATTTTGCCCGCTACGACAGCTTTTCCGCCTCGGCAACCCAGGTCGAAGCCGTGGCTTTACTCATCAAGACCGGCCGTTTTGTGGGCTTCCTGCCGCAACACTACGCCGCCACCCTGGTGGCCCAAGGGCAATTTCGCGCGGTGCGCCCGGACCTGATTCACATCGTCACGCCATTCAATCTGATCCTGCGCCACAACACCGTGCGCAGCCCGCTGGTCAAGGCGTTTGCCCAGGCGTTGGGTGTCGATTTGAAGGCGCCGGTGTAA